One genomic window of Polyangium aurulentum includes the following:
- a CDS encoding 3-hydroxyacyl-CoA dehydrogenase/enoyl-CoA hydratase family protein: MIVGVIGSGSIGPDLAYGFVSAIAKEGGRVYLHDIKQEALDAGVARIEGYVKKALARGKLAESAARAVKEALVPTLRLEDLAACDYVLEAATEDLPIKRKILAALENVVRPDCLIGFATSGIPRAEIASDTRHPARCFVNHPFFPAWRSLPVEVVLSGDAALGERMIATLKKLGKVPIVTADAPCFAADDIFCNYVSEAARIVQEGLATPAQVDAIVNEAIGGGGPLNVMDLTRGNLLTVHCQELMRDAATGGAWFEPPAILRERGNALWHDPKNPGDARHDAELGKKVLDRILAVLFARTYFVADEGICEASDLDWLTRMSLGFRKGLLELAEEYGVERVHSVCTAYAAEHPGFHVPKSIQEKKLPVFRKNVLVTREDGIATVAVRRPEVRNALNRQTLEEIQSAMKELGGDASVRGVILTSYDGALAGADINELASLRTPADCEAICHFGHAVLDTIASLGKPVVAAVDGPVLGGGAELSMACHGRVVGPNLVLGQPEVNLGIIPGYGGTQRLPRLIGVERALDLLRTGRSIGAKEAFSFGWATIEPQADPVAAAKALLRAEIAGEKKLGPVNPAPVAVPAKLPPVDLGHHSRAIDAILLDVVRRGLALPLAEGLAIEAQGFGRCKSTVDLDIGMKNFIQNGPRVPAAFLHE, translated from the coding sequence ATGATTGTGGGCGTGATTGGCTCGGGATCCATCGGACCCGACCTGGCGTACGGATTCGTGTCCGCCATCGCCAAAGAGGGCGGCCGGGTCTATTTGCACGACATCAAGCAGGAGGCGCTCGACGCGGGCGTCGCGCGCATCGAGGGCTACGTGAAGAAGGCGCTCGCGCGGGGCAAGCTCGCCGAGAGCGCGGCGCGCGCCGTGAAGGAGGCGCTCGTGCCCACCCTCCGGCTCGAGGACCTCGCCGCGTGCGACTACGTCCTCGAGGCCGCCACCGAGGATCTGCCCATCAAGCGCAAGATCCTGGCTGCGCTGGAGAACGTGGTCCGGCCCGATTGCCTGATCGGCTTCGCCACCTCCGGCATCCCGCGCGCGGAGATCGCCAGCGATACGCGCCACCCCGCCCGCTGCTTCGTCAATCATCCCTTCTTTCCGGCCTGGCGCAGCCTGCCGGTCGAGGTCGTCCTTTCGGGGGACGCGGCGCTCGGCGAGCGAATGATCGCGACCTTGAAGAAGCTCGGCAAGGTGCCCATCGTGACGGCCGATGCGCCCTGCTTCGCCGCCGACGACATCTTCTGCAATTACGTCTCCGAGGCGGCGCGCATCGTCCAGGAGGGCCTGGCGACGCCCGCGCAGGTCGACGCCATCGTGAACGAAGCGATCGGCGGCGGCGGCCCGCTCAACGTCATGGATCTGACCCGCGGCAACCTGCTCACCGTGCATTGCCAGGAGCTGATGCGCGACGCGGCCACGGGCGGCGCGTGGTTCGAGCCCCCGGCCATCCTGCGCGAGCGCGGCAATGCGCTGTGGCACGACCCGAAGAACCCTGGCGATGCTCGCCATGACGCAGAGCTCGGCAAGAAGGTGCTCGACCGCATCCTCGCCGTGCTGTTTGCCCGGACGTACTTCGTCGCCGACGAGGGCATCTGCGAGGCGTCGGATCTCGACTGGCTGACGCGCATGTCGCTCGGATTCCGCAAGGGCTTGCTCGAGCTGGCCGAGGAGTACGGCGTCGAGCGCGTGCATTCGGTGTGCACGGCGTACGCGGCCGAGCACCCCGGGTTCCACGTGCCGAAGAGCATTCAGGAGAAGAAGCTCCCGGTCTTCCGCAAGAACGTGCTCGTGACGCGCGAGGACGGGATCGCCACGGTCGCCGTGCGCCGGCCCGAGGTGCGCAATGCGCTCAACCGGCAGACGCTCGAGGAGATCCAGAGCGCGATGAAGGAGCTCGGCGGGGACGCCTCGGTGCGGGGCGTGATCCTCACGAGCTACGACGGCGCGCTCGCGGGCGCCGATATCAACGAGCTCGCCTCGCTGCGCACGCCCGCCGATTGCGAGGCGATCTGCCATTTCGGTCACGCGGTGCTCGACACCATCGCCTCGCTGGGCAAGCCCGTCGTGGCCGCCGTCGACGGCCCGGTGCTCGGCGGCGGGGCCGAGCTTTCGATGGCTTGCCACGGGCGCGTGGTGGGCCCGAATCTCGTGCTCGGCCAGCCCGAGGTGAACCTCGGCATCATCCCCGGATACGGCGGCACGCAGAGGCTCCCGCGGCTCATCGGCGTCGAGCGGGCGCTCGATCTGTTGCGCACGGGCCGCTCGATCGGCGCGAAGGAGGCCTTCTCGTTCGGCTGGGCGACGATCGAGCCGCAGGCCGATCCGGTCGCGGCGGCCAAGGCCCTGCTCCGCGCCGAGATCGCGGGCGAGAAGAAGCTCGGCCCGGTGAATCCGGCGCCCGTGGCTGTCCCTGCCAAACTCCCGCCGGTGGATCTCGGCCACCATTCGCGTGCCATCGACGCGATCCTCCTCGACGTCGTGCGGCGCGGGCTCGCCCTGCCGCTCGCCGAGGGGCTCGCGATCGAGGCGCAGGGGTTTGGCCGGTGCAAGTCGACGGTGGACCTCGACATCGGCATGAAGAACTTCATCCAGAACGGCCCTCGCGTCCCGGCGGCCTTCCTCCACGAATGA
- a CDS encoding CsbD family protein: MSIGNRIKGAAEELGGKAKEAFGNLTDDERLRREGIEDQGRGQGRQDVAKADEQVEGFGEQVKGRVKGAVGALTGDESTEASGKLDDLKGSIRRKLNE; encoded by the coding sequence ATGAGCATCGGTAATCGCATCAAGGGAGCGGCGGAGGAGCTGGGCGGCAAGGCCAAGGAGGCCTTTGGCAACCTGACGGACGACGAGCGGCTTCGTCGTGAGGGCATCGAAGACCAGGGCCGGGGCCAGGGGCGGCAGGACGTCGCGAAGGCCGACGAGCAGGTCGAGGGCTTCGGTGAGCAGGTGAAGGGCCGCGTGAAGGGCGCCGTCGGCGCGCTGACCGGCGACGAGAGCACCGAGGCGTCGGGCAAGCTCGACGATCTCAAGGGCTCGATCCGGCGCAAGCTGAACGAGTAA
- a CDS encoding thiolase family protein, which translates to MSIVILDGGRRTPRADILVDNKAPGLFSRFSTTQLGGKAIEATLASTKIDPGLVGHVVMGMAQHSHRDSIYGAQGMRWRGGLGKDVPALTVARICGSGAEALCVGAEMILAGLRHDDARPFSVVGGAESMQYPFTLYNYRGQKVGQAVQKYGPVEARSLPPGTHLQDMLLMSLYDPSAKMAMANTAEELGRRYEITREQADAFAYKSHVNAKKARDAGHFDEETTPVTLEREDGGEALVVKHDTHILEEPSPAKMARLPAAFEAGGIITAGNASAVVDGAAAMVIGRESDAERQGVKPLARVAGMGVAACDSQIMGWGPVPAVKKALAKAGIAGRDVDIVEINEAFAPQALACMRDFEQMGIDPEKVNPMGGAIALGHPLGATGAILTLTCAYALRREKKRYGVVTMCIGGGQGIALVLESMA; encoded by the coding sequence ATGAGCATCGTCATTTTGGACGGCGGCCGGCGGACGCCGCGCGCCGACATCCTCGTCGACAACAAGGCGCCGGGCCTCTTCTCGCGCTTTTCCACCACGCAGCTCGGCGGCAAGGCCATCGAGGCCACGCTCGCGAGCACCAAGATCGACCCGGGTCTCGTCGGGCACGTTGTGATGGGCATGGCCCAGCACAGCCACCGCGACTCGATTTACGGCGCGCAGGGCATGCGCTGGCGCGGCGGCCTCGGCAAGGACGTGCCCGCATTGACCGTGGCGCGCATCTGCGGCAGCGGCGCCGAGGCGCTCTGCGTCGGCGCGGAGATGATCCTCGCGGGCCTGCGGCACGACGACGCGCGCCCCTTCTCGGTCGTGGGCGGCGCCGAGAGCATGCAATACCCCTTCACCCTCTACAATTACCGCGGGCAGAAGGTGGGCCAGGCCGTGCAGAAGTACGGGCCCGTGGAGGCGCGGAGCCTGCCTCCGGGGACGCACCTGCAAGACATGCTCCTCATGAGCCTGTACGACCCGAGCGCGAAGATGGCCATGGCGAACACGGCCGAGGAGCTCGGCCGGCGCTATGAAATCACGCGCGAGCAGGCCGACGCATTCGCCTACAAGTCGCACGTGAACGCCAAGAAGGCGCGCGACGCGGGGCATTTCGACGAGGAGACCACGCCCGTCACGCTGGAGCGCGAGGACGGCGGCGAGGCGCTCGTCGTCAAGCACGACACGCACATCCTCGAGGAGCCGAGCCCGGCCAAGATGGCGCGCCTGCCGGCGGCGTTCGAGGCGGGCGGCATCATCACGGCCGGCAATGCGAGCGCGGTCGTCGATGGCGCGGCGGCGATGGTCATCGGCCGCGAGTCGGACGCGGAGCGGCAGGGCGTGAAGCCGCTCGCGCGCGTCGCCGGCATGGGCGTCGCGGCGTGCGACTCGCAGATCATGGGCTGGGGCCCGGTGCCGGCCGTGAAGAAGGCGCTCGCGAAGGCGGGCATCGCGGGTCGCGACGTCGACATCGTCGAGATCAACGAGGCCTTCGCGCCGCAGGCGCTCGCGTGCATGCGCGATTTCGAGCAGATGGGCATCGATCCGGAAAAGGTGAATCCGATGGGCGGCGCGATCGCGCTCGGCCACCCGCTCGGCGCGACGGGCGCGATCCTGACGCTCACCTGCGCCTATGCGCTGCGGCGCGAGAAGAAGCGCTACGGCGTCGTCACGATGTGCATCGGCGGCGGACAGGGAATCGCCCTGGTCCTCGAGTCGATGGCCTGA
- a CDS encoding ADYC domain-containing protein — MLDRRMLVAVPASLFLSTACVAAPDDGGYEGDVREVSSTIVDNGVAMNGVSMNGVSMNGVSMNGVSMNGVSMNGVSMNGTLFKGTLANGTQVNGTGFVGANMIATTTSNKQVILAIDDIVQSTDPEIYLYNVAYYTGTTWEALCGYDAQGEVRPAIPLAGRWDYTSGTDSGGDWIDDATHFTFACVGAALGKCTQLGYKPWKSVQECSGSTCQTHSLRSLHQACTRLVRADYCGDGTSHTEDGVSINLWDNSAIQTESTVPVTWRNDAEWSPDGAVCIGNYRYDPNGATSAYVNANCPNRKTASFGCFSSASTFFTANGYATPISSRSLVRNQFDPTTVH; from the coding sequence CGAGGTCTCGTCCACCATTGTGGACAATGGCGTCGCGATGAACGGCGTTTCGATGAACGGCGTTTCGATGAACGGCGTTTCGATGAACGGCGTTTCGATGAACGGCGTTTCGATGAACGGCGTTTCGATGAATGGCACGCTCTTCAAGGGCACGCTGGCGAACGGGACGCAGGTGAATGGCACGGGCTTCGTTGGCGCCAACATGATCGCCACGACGACCAGCAACAAACAGGTCATCCTGGCGATCGACGATATCGTTCAGTCGACCGATCCAGAGATCTATCTCTACAACGTGGCGTACTACACCGGCACGACCTGGGAGGCGCTCTGCGGCTACGACGCGCAGGGCGAGGTCAGGCCCGCGATCCCCCTCGCGGGGCGATGGGATTACACCTCCGGCACGGACAGCGGCGGCGACTGGATCGACGACGCGACGCATTTCACGTTCGCGTGCGTCGGCGCCGCGCTCGGCAAGTGCACCCAGCTCGGCTACAAGCCCTGGAAGAGCGTCCAGGAGTGCAGCGGCTCGACCTGTCAGACGCACTCCTTGCGGTCGCTCCACCAGGCCTGCACCCGGCTGGTGCGCGCCGATTACTGCGGTGACGGCACCTCGCACACCGAGGACGGCGTGTCCATCAACCTCTGGGACAACAGCGCCATTCAAACCGAGTCCACGGTCCCGGTGACGTGGCGGAACGACGCGGAATGGTCGCCCGACGGCGCGGTGTGCATCGGCAACTACCGCTACGACCCGAATGGCGCAACGAGCGCGTACGTGAACGCCAATTGCCCGAACCGCAAGACCGCGAGCTTCGGCTGCTTCTCCTCGGCGTCGACCTTCTTCACGGCGAATGGCTACGCGACGCCGATCTCCTCGCGCAGCCTCGTCCGCAACCAGTTCGATCCCACCACGGTCCACTGA